One Phaseolus vulgaris cultivar G19833 chromosome 2, P. vulgaris v2.0, whole genome shotgun sequence DNA window includes the following coding sequences:
- the LOC137810717 gene encoding dolichol-phosphate mannose synthase subunit 3-like: MKHIVKILALVVAITVLWIGLLQTSVIPDSYTWLLPIYFVVSLGCYGLLMVGVGLMNFPTCPQEALLLQKDIVEAKEYLKQKGVNLPLN, encoded by the exons ATGAAGCATATTGTGAAGATTTTGGCATTGGTAGTAGCCATTACAGTGTTATGGATTGGCCTTTTACAAACTTCTGTGATTCCAGATAGCTATACTTGGCTG ctacctatatattttgTTGTGTCTTTAGGATGTTACGGTCTATTAATGGTTGGAGTTGGTCTGATGAATTTTCCAACCTGTCCTCAAGAAGCTCTATTGTTGCAGAAG GACATTGTTGAGGCCAAGGAATACTTGAAACAAAAAGGAGTTAATCTCCCTCTCAACTGA